A genomic stretch from Candidatus Nitrotoga arctica includes:
- the glnL gene encoding nitrogen regulation protein NR(II) produces the protein MLMANTFLPTLEHLATAVILLDGESHIAYLNPAAENLFALSSKSLIGHPVQHVFTHTEQLVAAMQHALTNNASYIEHDLMLGIPPHGKLHLRCTATPLQLNNHLLLEFHTIDRPLKLAREEQMLDQTQANRLLLRNLAHEIKNPLGGIRGAAQLLEHELEKPSLREYTQVVIQETDRLVSLMEKLLTPQHKPNFSSLNIHEVLERVRSVVQAEFPENMSIQRDYDISLPVLMGDKEQLIQTILNLVRNAAQSMQGQGKIVLRTRISRQVTLMKKRHRLAVMIQVIDDGPGIPLHLHDKIFYPLVSGRDNGHGLGLSLAQDFVSQHEGSIEFDSEPGRTCFTVMLPLK, from the coding sequence ATGCTTATGGCCAATACCTTTTTACCTACCTTGGAACACCTCGCCACTGCAGTTATTCTGCTGGATGGGGAGTCGCATATCGCATACCTCAACCCGGCTGCGGAAAACCTGTTTGCCTTAAGCAGCAAAAGTCTGATTGGCCATCCAGTGCAGCATGTATTCACCCACACCGAGCAACTCGTTGCTGCAATGCAGCATGCACTAACCAATAACGCCAGCTATATTGAACATGATCTTATGTTGGGCATACCTCCACATGGCAAGCTGCATTTGCGCTGCACCGCGACGCCACTACAATTAAACAATCATTTGCTACTTGAATTTCATACCATTGATCGTCCGCTAAAGTTAGCACGCGAAGAACAGATGCTAGACCAGACTCAAGCTAATCGCCTTCTGTTACGTAATCTGGCACACGAAATCAAGAATCCTTTGGGTGGCATACGAGGTGCTGCACAACTACTCGAACATGAATTAGAGAAACCCAGTCTGCGTGAATACACCCAAGTCGTTATTCAGGAAACCGACCGTTTGGTTTCGCTAATGGAAAAATTGCTCACTCCGCAACATAAGCCCAATTTCAGCTCCCTCAACATTCACGAAGTTCTTGAACGCGTGCGTAGCGTAGTTCAAGCTGAATTCCCAGAAAATATGTCTATCCAGCGCGATTACGACATCAGCCTGCCAGTACTTATGGGCGACAAGGAGCAACTCATTCAGACAATCCTGAATCTCGTACGCAATGCTGCGCAGTCCATGCAGGGACAAGGTAAGATTGTGCTACGTACACGCATCTCGCGCCAGGTAACGTTGATGAAGAAACGCCATCGCTTGGCGGTAATGATTCAGGTTATCGACGATGGCCCGGGCATCCCCTTACATTTGCACGACAAGATTTTTTATCCGCTGGTCTCTGGCCGTGATAATGGACATGGCCTGGGATTGAGCCTGGCGCAAGATTTTGTCAGCCAGCATGAAGGCAGTATCGAATTTGACAGTGAACCGGGACGCACCTGCTTCACGGTAATGCTGCCACTAAAATAA
- the nirD gene encoding nitrite reductase small subunit NirD, which yields MNTWHEVTTLEEIPPLGARVVTTKQGDIALFRTAEGEVFALLDRCPHKGGHLSQGIVFGKKVACPLHSWNICLDDGKAVAPDVGCTRSYPVKVENDVVYLSLA from the coding sequence ATGAACACTTGGCATGAAGTCACAACCTTAGAAGAAATACCGCCTCTGGGCGCGCGCGTAGTTACGACAAAACAGGGGGACATCGCACTGTTTCGCACTGCTGAAGGAGAGGTATTTGCGTTGCTCGATCGGTGTCCGCATAAGGGCGGCCATCTATCACAAGGCATTGTATTCGGGAAGAAAGTTGCCTGTCCGCTGCATAGCTGGAATATCTGCCTGGATGATGGCAAAGCAGTAGCGCCAGACGTAGGGTGCACGCGCTCCTATCCGGTCAAAGTAGAAAATGATGTGGTGTATTTATCGCTTGCATAA
- the nirB gene encoding nitrite reductase large subunit NirB, which translates to MKKMKLVMVGNGMAGVRTLEELLKLTPDLYDITVFGAEPYPNYNRIMLSPVLAGEQGIQDIILNDIDWYKQNNITLHLNKKVVRIARKNKVVVAEDGTEAEYDRLLLATGSSSFILPVPGKELAGVIGYRDIQDTNAMIAAAEKYKHAVVIGGGLLGLEAANGLALRGMDVTVVHLMSWLMERQLDDNSAQMLQSALEAKGLKFLLEQQTQELVSDGHGRVKTIRFKDGTEIPADLVVMAVGIRPNVALAEAAGIYCNRGIVVSDTMQTYDPSIYAVGECVSHRGTAYGLVAPLFDMAKVCANHLARMGIAYYQGSVTSTKLKVTGVDLFSAGNFTGSNETNEIVMHDVTGGRYKKLVLNNDTLIGAVMYGDTKDSSWYFQMIRDGKNVAEIRDQLIFGQSHLGNAGSQGQNLAATMTNAMEVCGCNGVCKGTIVKAIKEQGLFTLEDVRKHTKASASCGSCTGLVEQILASTVGGAYAPPATTVKPLCDCTSHSHEEVRKAIREEKLISISQVMAFLNWNTTNGCVKCRPALNYYLLCAWPHEAKDDPQSRFINERANANIQKDGTFSVVPRMYGGITTPQQLRRIADVAEKYNIPTVKVTGGQRIDLLGVKKTDLPKVWADLDMPSGYAYGKALRTVKTCVGSEWCRFGVQDSTQMGIDIERAFDHMWMPHKFKVAVSGCPRNCAESGIKDVGIIGVESGWEIYVAGNGGIKTVVAQFLVKVKTHDDVMEYTGAFAQLYREEAHYLDRTVHYVERVGLDHIKKHVVENAGNRKALYARLLFALQGATNPWSKENINAREFESLAI; encoded by the coding sequence ATGAAAAAAATGAAGCTGGTTATGGTGGGTAATGGAATGGCGGGTGTACGGACTTTGGAAGAGTTATTGAAACTGACTCCCGATTTGTATGACATTACCGTATTTGGTGCCGAGCCTTATCCTAATTACAACCGCATTATGTTGTCCCCGGTATTGGCAGGCGAACAAGGTATCCAGGACATTATCCTGAACGACATTGACTGGTATAAGCAAAACAACATCACCTTGCATCTGAATAAAAAGGTCGTGCGCATCGCCCGAAAAAACAAGGTAGTGGTGGCTGAGGATGGCACAGAAGCCGAGTACGATAGATTGTTGCTGGCGACTGGATCCAGTTCCTTTATTTTGCCGGTTCCCGGCAAGGAACTGGCGGGAGTGATTGGCTACCGCGACATTCAGGATACCAATGCGATGATAGCCGCAGCGGAAAAATATAAGCATGCGGTGGTTATCGGCGGTGGCCTGCTCGGACTGGAAGCCGCTAATGGCTTGGCGCTTAGAGGTATGGATGTCACCGTGGTGCATCTCATGTCATGGCTGATGGAACGTCAACTGGATGACAATTCCGCCCAAATGCTGCAATCCGCTTTGGAAGCCAAGGGTTTGAAATTCCTGTTGGAGCAGCAAACGCAAGAGTTGGTCAGCGATGGTCATGGCCGCGTAAAGACGATTCGCTTCAAGGATGGTACTGAGATTCCTGCTGACCTGGTGGTGATGGCGGTTGGTATCCGCCCGAATGTTGCGCTGGCAGAAGCAGCCGGGATTTATTGTAATCGTGGCATTGTGGTGAGCGATACCATGCAAACCTATGATCCCAGTATCTACGCAGTGGGTGAGTGCGTTTCCCATCGCGGCACTGCTTACGGTTTGGTTGCTCCGCTATTCGACATGGCTAAAGTCTGTGCCAATCATCTGGCGCGTATGGGAATCGCATATTACCAAGGCTCGGTTACCTCCACCAAGCTCAAAGTTACCGGAGTAGATTTGTTTTCAGCCGGGAATTTTACTGGCAGCAATGAAACGAATGAGATCGTCATGCACGATGTCACTGGCGGGCGGTACAAGAAACTGGTACTGAACAACGATACGCTGATCGGCGCAGTGATGTACGGCGATACCAAGGATAGCTCGTGGTATTTCCAGATGATACGTGATGGTAAAAATGTCGCCGAAATCCGTGATCAATTAATATTTGGCCAATCCCATCTAGGCAATGCTGGCTCTCAAGGGCAAAACCTTGCGGCGACCATGACAAACGCGATGGAAGTCTGCGGCTGCAATGGAGTATGCAAAGGGACTATCGTCAAGGCAATCAAGGAACAAGGGCTATTCACGTTGGAGGATGTACGCAAGCACACTAAGGCGTCTGCTTCCTGTGGTTCATGCACCGGTCTGGTCGAACAAATTCTCGCCTCCACCGTCGGAGGTGCTTATGCACCACCAGCTACGACCGTGAAGCCTTTATGTGACTGCACTTCTCACAGTCATGAAGAGGTGCGCAAAGCAATCCGCGAGGAAAAGTTGATTTCAATCTCGCAAGTCATGGCGTTCCTTAATTGGAACACTACAAATGGGTGTGTCAAGTGTAGGCCGGCATTGAACTATTACCTGCTATGCGCTTGGCCGCATGAAGCAAAAGATGATCCACAATCACGGTTCATCAATGAGCGCGCCAACGCCAACATACAAAAGGACGGCACATTCTCGGTAGTGCCGCGCATGTATGGCGGCATAACCACCCCACAGCAATTACGCCGCATTGCTGATGTAGCAGAAAAATACAACATCCCGACGGTTAAGGTGACAGGCGGGCAACGTATAGATTTACTCGGCGTAAAAAAAACAGACTTGCCGAAGGTGTGGGCAGATCTGGACATGCCATCAGGCTATGCCTATGGAAAAGCCTTGCGCACGGTCAAAACCTGTGTGGGCAGCGAGTGGTGCCGTTTCGGTGTGCAAGACTCGACGCAGATGGGTATCGACATCGAACGCGCATTTGACCATATGTGGATGCCGCACAAATTCAAGGTTGCCGTGTCCGGCTGCCCGCGTAACTGTGCTGAATCAGGCATTAAAGATGTGGGCATAATCGGCGTGGAATCAGGTTGGGAAATCTATGTGGCTGGTAACGGCGGTATCAAGACCGTGGTCGCGCAATTCCTGGTGAAGGTAAAGACTCATGATGACGTGATGGAGTACACCGGTGCATTCGCCCAGCTTTATCGCGAAGAAGCACATTACCTGGACCGCACAGTACATTACGTCGAACGGGTTGGTCTGGACCATATCAAGAAACACGTAGTAGAGAATGCAGGCAATCGTAAAGCTCTATATGCAAGATTGCTATTTGCGCTACAGGGTGCAACAAACCCATGGTCTAAAGAAAACATCAATGCGCGTGAATTCGAATCGCTGGCAATTTAA
- a CDS encoding formate/nitrite transporter family protein has product MDYVQPIKLIKQLVIVGEKKASLSVRDMLLRGFLSGVLLGFATALAFRVSDGFTGGAAALVMGVIFPVGFVMIVLLGLELVTGSFALLPMSVADGKISGREMLRNWCWVFLGNLLGSLFFGGLLALALTGTSPAPSGRLAEKIIAVAQAKTLAYQHAGSIGWLAALINGILCNWMVTLGVVLGLISTSTIGKIIAPWLPIMTFFALGFEHCVVNMFVIPTAILLGADISVYQWWFWNQIPVTLGNLIGGSIFTGMLLYTTYGRMNKHVRL; this is encoded by the coding sequence ATGGATTACGTGCAACCTATCAAGTTAATAAAGCAGCTTGTTATTGTTGGCGAAAAAAAAGCATCTCTCAGTGTTCGGGATATGCTACTTCGTGGTTTTCTTTCTGGAGTGCTGCTGGGTTTTGCGACTGCACTTGCGTTCAGGGTCTCAGATGGATTTACGGGAGGCGCGGCTGCACTGGTGATGGGGGTCATTTTCCCCGTCGGCTTCGTAATGATCGTACTACTTGGATTGGAATTGGTCACTGGCAGCTTTGCGCTGTTACCGATGAGTGTCGCTGATGGAAAAATAAGTGGCAGGGAAATGTTGCGAAATTGGTGCTGGGTTTTTCTAGGGAATTTACTGGGCAGTCTGTTTTTTGGTGGGTTGCTGGCCTTGGCACTGACTGGAACTTCGCCTGCTCCGAGTGGCCGATTGGCAGAAAAAATTATTGCGGTTGCTCAGGCTAAAACGCTTGCCTATCAGCATGCAGGTTCAATCGGCTGGCTCGCTGCCTTGATCAATGGCATCCTCTGTAATTGGATGGTGACTTTAGGCGTAGTGTTGGGTTTGATCTCTACTTCAACTATTGGAAAAATCATTGCTCCCTGGCTGCCAATCATGACATTTTTTGCACTAGGGTTTGAGCACTGTGTCGTCAATATGTTCGTAATCCCTACCGCAATATTATTGGGTGCCGACATCAGCGTTTATCAATGGTGGTTCTGGAATCAAATTCCGGTCACGCTGGGAAACTTAATTGGAGGTTCGATTTTTACCGGCATGCTCTTGTACACCACTTATGGCAGAATGAATAAACATGTTCGATTGTAG